Within the Nitrospiraceae bacterium genome, the region GGGAATGCCTTGTATGAAGGCCATCGTTTTTGAGCTGACGAAGACGAGCCGACTATTGGAAGTGGTGAGGAAGGACAGCAGTTGCTCCTGTGGCATGTGAATATCCAGTGGAACGGCTGTGGCGCCGACGGTGAGGATGCTGAGATGAGCAATCACCCATTCCGGACGATTTTCAGCCACGAGGGCGACACGGTGGCCCGGACCAAGGCCGTGTTCATGAAGACTGCTCGCCAAGCCCCGAATGAGCAGTGACACTTCCCCGTACGTGTATTGTCGATAGCTTTCCCCTTCTTTGATTTGCATGACCACATGATCGGAGGCGATGGCCGTGAGTGCAAAAAAGGCCTCGTGAATAGTATCTGGAAGTTTGGTGGGAGCGATGGGAGATGCCTGCATCGTTTGTGTCTCCTGAGAGGGATGTCAAAAACGATTCGAAACCAAGTCTACCCGAAAGAGGTCATGGTTCCAAGACAAGATTTGAGTACTGTGAACCGCGCCTAAAAAAGGGGCAGATTGGGGTGGTGAGGCTCACTCGGCATGAAAGGAAAAAGGATTTATTCACTGTCGGCAGGTGTCAAGACTTAACCAATAAGGAAAATATTCCGAAAAAGCCTGGAGCTTTCTGCTTAGTCCCATAATTGTAGTCATTCCCCGAATCGATGTATTGATGTATAGCTGAAAAAGAGATTGTTCTATGCCGTTCTTTAAAGTTGAAGATATCCGGGAACTTCGCGTCGGGACGTTTGTCAAACTCGAAGGGTCCTGGTTCAGCCATCCTTTTCCCACGAATACCTTTCAAATCAAATCCTCTGATGATCTGGCGACCATTCAAGCTCTCAAAAGTGTCGTCATTCTCCAAGATCCGGAACGGTCGGCCTCGTTCGATGTTGATGTTGAGGATGTTCCGGATGAAAACCGACGGCCTCTGGATCATGAGGAGAGCCTCAGTAGGGAGGAAGACGCGGAGGCCATTTCCGATTCAACATTCGATCACCCGGAAGACGACGAACCACTGATAAAAGAATCTTCCCTATCCACAATTCTGGACCGGCGACAGGATTACCATGAATTTCAGAATCACCTGCGTAAGATTGAAGGGGCATATCAAAAAATCCTGGGGCAGGGTAATGAATTGTTCCGGCAACTGAGTGATCGCCGGCAGTCCGGACGGAAAACCGCGGATGCCATGATCACGAGTATTGTCACGGCCATACAACATCCCAACACGGCGATGTCGTTAATCGATGTGGTCAACAGTAACGGGGCCACGTGGGGCCTGTCCGAACATGCTCTTAACGTATGCACCCTCTCCCTTCTCATCGGCCGTCAGCTAGGTTTGGGAGTCGAGGAATTACTTGAGCTTGGGCGGGGATCGTTGTTCCACGATGTGGGTTATCGTGCGCTACCCATGAATGTCCGCTTTAGTGCGGTTGGTATGAAAATCCAATCGGATCCGGACTTGGGGCCACGACACCCGGAGGTCGGGCGACAGTTGATGGCCTCCTTCCCGGATACCAGTCCAGCTGTATTGGAAATGATTGAACGGCATCATGAACGACTGGATGGTTCGGGTTTCCCGAACGGTATGAGAGCGGACGGCCTTTCATTGTCGACAAAAATTATTATGGTCGCGGACCATTATGATGAACTTTGCAATGCTCCTGACCTACAAACGAGTCTCACCCCTCATGCCGCGTTGTCCCGACTCTTTCGTCATGTGGTTATGAAGGGAGAATCGTCCAGATTCTGTCCGGAGGTGGTGCAAGCCCTGGTGCAGGCCATTGGGGTCTATCCACCGGGGAGCCTGGTGGAATTAACGGACGGATTTCTCGGGGTCGTGGCACGGATCAATATTCATCACCCAACGAGACCGACGGTGTTATTATATGCCCCCTGGATCTGCCGAAACGATGGGATGTTGGTCAATTTGTCACAAGAGCCCGAGTTGGAAATCAAGCGGGCCCTCCATGTAAAAGATATACCTCTGCATGCCCTTGCGTACTTAAGCCCCCGTCGAATGGCGATGTTTGTGCATGCGACCGAACCTACCACTGTGGCGTCCAACAGCAGGCCGCGGCAAAATGCTAAAGCAAATCTTAAGGGGTAGCCTGGGTGGTTTTGAAATACGGCGGTTGAGCTCACCCCGCTGATGGCAGCTGATTTGAATAATCATGAGATTGCGTGGGGAATCCAGGACGAATTGAGCCTGGGTGTCGAGAGGTCAGGAATCCTCTGAGGTAGAGGCGCACCCGGTGCCAACACTAGCGGGAGTGCTGTTCGAAGTTCTTCATCTGTCATGATTAGGCCAGACAGAATAGAGCCGGGGCCGGCTTCCAATGCCCACTTAAGAGATGTTAAGAGATGTTCAGGCATTTACCCCCCTTGTTGAGAGCAAACGCCCGAAAATCGCTATTGAGAAGTCCTCATTCCAGGTCAAAGGAACCACGTCCCTATTAAAGCAATGGCGTGATTCCTTCGTGTTCCACATGAATAATAATCCTGAGGCAAATGGTGGGGGCTACTTGTTCATGAACTGTCAGTGATTGCCAAATTTCTTCATAGCCTCGCGCTAATTCAAGAAGAGGGTCTTGCTCAGACTCCTCAGGAAAAGACATCTCATGCGTTCCGCTCTTTATGGACTCGATTATTTGGTAAAGGGTTGTAGCAGATAACGAAAGATGCTAGCCCGGAGATTTTTCTAACCAACCTTTGGCTTCGGGGTAAAATTTACCTAAAATTTCCTGACTCATCCTTGAGAGTAAAAGCACGAGTTTGTCCTGGAGGTGATCCGTAATTGCTGGTGTGGGTAGCGGCGATCGGGCCAGTTTCCACACTTGGTGTAAGGCGTCCTTTTGCTGTTCAAGAACGTTTTCGGCGGCGCGTTGCCAAAAAACGGGAAACTCTCTGGGGTCGGTGTAATCTCCCCGTCCCCTCCCGCAATGGGTTACCGCTAAATAGCGTAACAATGCATCCCGCGTTTGTCGGTCAAGAAAGGCAGGGACCCAGGAAATCCGATTGGGATCGCCTGTTCCCTGACTTTTGGCATAGGTTCGTTCAGCGAATGCTCCAAGGATCGCTCCTCCAATGGTAAACGCGCCATGAGAGAGTCCTCCGGTAGCCAAGTCCGAGGCCAATCCGGCTGCTGCGCCACTGGCCACTGCTCCCCAGAACGTTTCTTCTTCCCACGGTTTTTTTTCACCCGGCACGGTTACATCTTCGATCCTGGATTTGAGTGTGTGCGCGACATCGCCGGTTAATCCATGTAACTCGATAAGATTTACAGTGACGTCTGAAATGCGCTGTGCTAAACGATGGTCCAGGGCCTGAATCGCATGTTTGATTTGCGGTTTTTTTGAGAGCCCCGTCGGCTCTGGAGGAAGGTATTCTCCATCCAAGGCGGTCTCGATCAAGAGTTGAGAGAGACGGGTCATAGATGTATCAAAAATCTGCCGGTGGATGGCATACCAGGCCTTTCCTAATTTTTGCATCGTGTGGCGTTTTTCCGATGGCAGGACCTGAGTGACGTGATCCCATAACACACCTTCCTGAACCCAGCAACGCGTAAAGGCATCCAGGCTCATCACGTCTTTAATGACACGTTGATTGATCCAGTGTTGCTTCCAAAGGGATTCCAATTGTCGCTGTTGTTGTGGATCAATCAGTCCGGTTTGATTCACTAACACGATGACGGGTTTGTTCAGCCAAGTGAGGAGCTCGAGTTCAGGTTGAAGATAGCCCGCCATGGATGGGTCTTCTGTTGCATTGACGAGGTATAACACCACGTCAGCTTCATCCCTGACATTCCGGATCGCTTGCTGACTGCACCAAAACGGTTTGTCTGCTAGACGGTCCCAGACTTGAGACACCACCCACCCAATCGGGTTGGTGAGTCCTTGAAGACGACCCAGGAGCTTGTGGCTATTTCCAAAGCCCGGGGTATCCCACAGGTTGAGTCGGGAACCATCAGAAGTCTCCAGCAATACAAAGTGTTCATTTTGAAGCGTGACATGGGCCTGATCAAGCACCTTTCCGACGTCGCGACGCAATAGAGTTCGGGCTAAGGTGGTCTTTCCGATATTGGTATGGGCAATGAGGGAAAGCGTGATAGAAGAAGAAAAAGCGGTCATGTCATCACACCTTTGGGAGGCCACAGAGCAGCCTGGGCCTTCTCAAGAAGCTGGTCGCGGGATGTATCTTTGGCATGGAAGGCCACGATTTGCAGATGGTGGTCGTTGGCGAGTCGTTGCCAGGTTTGTTGACGTCCTTTCATTTGTGTCTGATCGGCGAGGTGCTGATAGGGCTCCAGGTCCAGAACAAGGAGTAAGTGATGTTGTCCGTTACAGGATTTAATTGAGGCTTGAAGCATATGAAAGATTTCCCCATGCACCTCAGCTTCCGGGGTTTGCGCCACATTACAGATAAGAACCACCGTTTGAGGTGAGGAGGTTGTCTGCAGCCGGGGAACGCTTGTCTGTCCATAAGGAAGCGGATCTCTCCAATGCAAGGTGGCCTGATTGCCAATGAGATCCAGAAGGCATTCTCCCAAGCAGTCTAAAGCGGCCGGAGAAGGTTGATAGCTATACGGCACAATGTCAATTTGGATTCCCTGTCCGCGTTCAGTACTCAGTAGCTGAAGGTAATACGGCTCATCCAGAGGGAGCATGAAGGATTGCACGGCTTTACGTGCGAAGCGTGCGGATAGCCAGGCTAGGGTCATCCGAGGGATGACGATTCCTATAAAGGCCGTCAGTGCCCACATATGAATCCATGGAGCAGCAGATCCATGGCCGGGAGCTTGAAGATGTGCAAGGTCTTCGGCTGGTGGAAAGGGAAAACCCAGGATCCAGGCTGCTGGACCCAAGAGACCGTTTAAGACCGTATGCACCTGTGTTGCTGATAAGAAGGTGCTTTCCCACGTGGCCTGATAATCTAAAACCAGTCCACGGACATACATACTAAGGATGATGCCTAGTGCCAGACAGGCTGATCCAATATGCAGTAGATGACGAACCCGACTGATAATGACGGGGTGCCAATGCCTCCACCACAGGTTCATAAATCGTTCGGAAGATTGAAGAATCCATTCTTTGACCGAATCATCAGGTAAGGCCATTTTTGGCCACGGTCCTTTCCCCAACCATTCCGTCACGGTGGCAAATCCTTTGGCCAGTTGACGGAGAAGTGGACCGGTTAGGTCTTTTCCCAGAAGCGGTGGCAGAATGGTACCCGTATAGGTCCCCATGTTCCACAAAAGCAAAATCAAGAGGGGAAAGTTTAAGAGATTGACTCGTTGGGTCGTTCCCAGCCCATTGATAAACAGGCCGGCTGCAAAGGCCGGTATCGCCACGATGGTATAGGGAATTGTAGCCTGAGCGCCTCGAAACGATTCCGTGATCATGGGGTAAGAAGTGGAGAGAAAGTTCCAGAGAGATTCCGTCCGATCAGTGAAAAATTGGATAGAGTTTTTTACTGACGAGGATGGTTCGTCGGGCGCAGCTTTTTTTGCGTGTTGGGTGGCTCGCTGTCTGGTGGAGTGTGAGATGTATCGTCCTTGAGGGTCCGATTGTTCCAGCGCCTGGATTAACAGAATTCTTGATACCTGCTTGAAATTCATATCTGGAGCCATTTTGGCATCTTATTCTATGGTTTTTTTCGGTATGGGGTCATTAAGCAAACAGCCTGCCAGGATTGACCTACAACCATGATTGAGCTGACCGTTGTGTATGGGAAGAAGGTGATGTGTTTTGTGGTGTGATAAATGGCTAATTGCATGTTGTGAGGTCAACCCAGGGAAACGGGAGACGCAGCATATTTTTAGCTTGCATGGCTCAGGTATGGAGGGAAACCGAACCGGTATGTTGTGACTTGGAAGAAGAACCATCCGGTTGAGGCTCCTCCTGAGGCTTATTGTTTACGGATTGGGCAGCGGAGGCCTCAGAATCTAACAAGATGCTGATCCAACGGGTCGAGGGGTTGCTTTCTAAGGCAATTTTCACCACCATGGTCATGGGAACGGAAAGCAACATTCCAACCGGTCCCCACACCCACCCCCAGAACACTAAGGAGAGAAAGACAACAAGAGTGGAAAGGTTAAGCTTCCTCCCCATAAGCTTGGGTTCCACTACATTACCGAAGATCAAGTTAACGGCTACATATCCCGCGGCCACCAGCAACAGGCGTCCAATGCCGAATTGAATGTATCCCAATAGCATTGGCGGGACTGCTGCAATGATAGACCCGAGGTTTGGAATAAAATTCAACAAAAAGGCCAGAAGGCCCCAGATAAGGGGAAAATCAATCCCTAAGGCCCACACCCATAATGCGACAATCACACCCGTTCCAAGGCTGACAAGAGTTTTGATAGCTAAATAATTGTTGACGGCGTCTGTTATTTTCTTGGCCTGGGAGAAGGCGCCTTTGGGATCTCCGAAGGCGGTTCCTACTTTCTCTTGGAAGCTGGACGCCTCAAATAAAATGAAAATGACGGTGAGGAGAATTAAAAAAGAATTCGTGAGCACATTTCCCAACCCGGACAACATTTTGGCTGCGAGCCTCATTGAAGCACCCGGATCGATGGATTTCAGTAATATCCCTTTATCAAGTTGAAAACCCAACTCCTGAATCCCATGGA harbors:
- a CDS encoding DUF3482 domain-containing protein; the protein is MTAFSSSITLSLIAHTNIGKTTLARTLLRRDVGKVLDQAHVTLQNEHFVLLETSDGSRLNLWDTPGFGNSHKLLGRLQGLTNPIGWVVSQVWDRLADKPFWCSQQAIRNVRDEADVVLYLVNATEDPSMAGYLQPELELLTWLNKPVIVLVNQTGLIDPQQQRQLESLWKQHWINQRVIKDVMSLDAFTRCWVQEGVLWDHVTQVLPSEKRHTMQKLGKAWYAIHRQIFDTSMTRLSQLLIETALDGEYLPPEPTGLSKKPQIKHAIQALDHRLAQRISDVTVNLIELHGLTGDVAHTLKSRIEDVTVPGEKKPWEEETFWGAVASGAAAGLASDLATGGLSHGAFTIGGAILGAFAERTYAKSQGTGDPNRISWVPAFLDRQTRDALLRYLAVTHCGRGRGDYTDPREFPVFWQRAAENVLEQQKDALHQVWKLARSPLPTPAITDHLQDKLVLLLSRMSQEILGKFYPEAKGWLEKSPG
- a CDS encoding DUF3391 domain-containing protein — encoded protein: MPFFKVEDIRELRVGTFVKLEGSWFSHPFPTNTFQIKSSDDLATIQALKSVVILQDPERSASFDVDVEDVPDENRRPLDHEESLSREEDAEAISDSTFDHPEDDEPLIKESSLSTILDRRQDYHEFQNHLRKIEGAYQKILGQGNELFRQLSDRRQSGRKTADAMITSIVTAIQHPNTAMSLIDVVNSNGATWGLSEHALNVCTLSLLIGRQLGLGVEELLELGRGSLFHDVGYRALPMNVRFSAVGMKIQSDPDLGPRHPEVGRQLMASFPDTSPAVLEMIERHHERLDGSGFPNGMRADGLSLSTKIIMVADHYDELCNAPDLQTSLTPHAALSRLFRHVVMKGESSRFCPEVVQALVQAIGVYPPGSLVELTDGFLGVVARINIHHPTRPTVLLYAPWICRNDGMLVNLSQEPELEIKRALHVKDIPLHALAYLSPRRMAMFVHATEPTTVASNSRPRQNAKANLKG
- a CDS encoding DUF2868 domain-containing protein, which translates into the protein MAPDMNFKQVSRILLIQALEQSDPQGRYISHSTRQRATQHAKKAAPDEPSSSVKNSIQFFTDRTESLWNFLSTSYPMITESFRGAQATIPYTIVAIPAFAAGLFINGLGTTQRVNLLNFPLLILLLWNMGTYTGTILPPLLGKDLTGPLLRQLAKGFATVTEWLGKGPWPKMALPDDSVKEWILQSSERFMNLWWRHWHPVIISRVRHLLHIGSACLALGIILSMYVRGLVLDYQATWESTFLSATQVHTVLNGLLGPAAWILGFPFPPAEDLAHLQAPGHGSAAPWIHMWALTAFIGIVIPRMTLAWLSARFARKAVQSFMLPLDEPYYLQLLSTERGQGIQIDIVPYSYQPSPAALDCLGECLLDLIGNQATLHWRDPLPYGQTSVPRLQTTSSPQTVVLICNVAQTPEAEVHGEIFHMLQASIKSCNGQHHLLLVLDLEPYQHLADQTQMKGRQQTWQRLANDHHLQIVAFHAKDTSRDQLLEKAQAALWPPKGVMT
- a CDS encoding AI-2E family transporter, with protein sequence MHNQQNSQLPLSSHPPTGRFLLTTAAFIIVVAGMRAAEPILVPLIVSIFLAIISASPVFWLRQKGLPSPLAVFVVALGVLSVGVGFILIIGTSLDDFSEAIPRYQARLTQEMEPMIHGIQELGFQLDKGILLKSIDPGASMRLAAKMLSGLGNVLTNSFLILLTVIFILFEASSFQEKVGTAFGDPKGAFSQAKKITDAVNNYLAIKTLVSLGTGVIVALWVWALGIDFPLIWGLLAFLLNFIPNLGSIIAAVPPMLLGYIQFGIGRLLLVAAGYVAVNLIFGNVVEPKLMGRKLNLSTLVVFLSLVFWGWVWGPVGMLLSVPMTMVVKIALESNPSTRWISILLDSEASAAQSVNNKPQEEPQPDGSSSKSQHTGSVSLHT